One Herbaspirillum rubrisubalbicans genomic window carries:
- a CDS encoding M23 family metallopeptidase — protein MLISPPFLPPRLAEDDDAYLETAMRSPEHGNFPVSHKLSWHGGLHLEAPARDKGREPVRAIADGIVAYVRQPTARPATAAEDEQHVLGYMGWTDDGCVIMRHDSTIGAQNDTETQVRFYSIYMHLQTIRGVKAGQTIYRKAELGSAGSFEGHANILHFEIICDDDNLKRLIGRNTGDLNITANGRTDAVFGEIYFRLPADTRLYPRRPPLTEKSGSGETVLNESLFVGVRFGGGNAYVSTYRADGTRVGATLTENDAEYELYRQAEKVVQAYRAARASQVPAHSAVYELLRYGRILGPDRLTPGDTPHWRQIATANGQGWVNLNATGVFKYSDADAPHWAGWQLLMDYDDQDSRCDIDALRKMLDEDGDGITTRSEAENRLKDAEVQRTMRGMVCKFPTEWQRSGIAERWNWLTQEGPDRETSATPSLNDSTYLSQADFPEFQRYVEALAFWELAALDDIGSAHWHFHPRKFIEHFRKCGWLSIEEMKHIYADKESVYKDVGQSGDTVKEKFRLGLNLVFSEISSQYARQNSPFLWTGCTRKLFIYGHTRGCHKRQQCNQGKPYLGTRRRTRISSDHTSQPESTIVFCGTWSERLLRKTYRLGQYGYGRRHQVSRPGDEAIDGAL, from the coding sequence ATGCTCATCAGCCCACCTTTTCTTCCTCCTCGTCTTGCCGAGGACGATGATGCTTATCTAGAGACAGCCATGCGTAGCCCGGAGCATGGAAACTTCCCCGTCAGCCATAAATTATCGTGGCACGGGGGCTTGCATCTGGAAGCTCCGGCACGCGACAAAGGACGAGAACCCGTGCGCGCCATTGCCGATGGCATCGTCGCCTATGTTCGACAACCGACGGCACGTCCAGCGACTGCTGCTGAAGATGAACAGCATGTACTTGGCTATATGGGATGGACAGATGACGGTTGCGTCATCATGCGACACGACTCCACGATCGGAGCCCAAAACGATACAGAAACGCAAGTACGTTTCTACTCCATCTACATGCATCTGCAGACGATACGCGGCGTCAAAGCTGGCCAAACAATTTATCGCAAGGCCGAGTTGGGCAGTGCAGGCTCCTTTGAGGGGCACGCCAACATCCTCCACTTTGAGATCATCTGCGATGACGACAACCTTAAAAGACTGATCGGCCGAAATACGGGTGACCTCAATATCACGGCAAACGGTCGTACCGATGCTGTCTTTGGTGAAATCTACTTTAGATTGCCTGCCGATACCCGGCTCTACCCGCGGCGTCCTCCTCTGACTGAAAAATCAGGCTCCGGTGAAACGGTATTGAACGAATCGCTGTTCGTCGGTGTACGTTTTGGAGGAGGAAACGCTTATGTCAGTACCTACCGTGCCGATGGGACTCGGGTGGGTGCAACGCTGACGGAAAACGATGCCGAATATGAACTTTACCGACAGGCAGAAAAAGTCGTTCAGGCATACAGAGCCGCACGTGCCAGCCAAGTACCGGCGCATAGTGCAGTCTATGAATTGCTGCGCTACGGACGGATCTTGGGACCTGATCGCTTGACGCCAGGTGACACGCCACACTGGCGACAGATAGCCACGGCGAATGGCCAAGGATGGGTGAATCTGAACGCCACAGGGGTTTTCAAGTACAGCGATGCCGATGCGCCCCATTGGGCTGGCTGGCAACTATTGATGGACTACGATGATCAGGATAGCCGCTGCGATATCGATGCCCTTCGAAAAATGCTGGACGAAGACGGCGACGGGATCACCACCCGATCCGAGGCAGAAAATCGACTGAAAGATGCAGAGGTTCAGCGGACCATGCGTGGCATGGTGTGTAAATTTCCGACTGAATGGCAACGAAGTGGCATTGCGGAGCGCTGGAATTGGCTGACCCAAGAAGGGCCTGATAGGGAAACCAGCGCGACGCCCAGCCTGAACGACAGCACCTACTTGTCTCAAGCGGACTTTCCCGAATTTCAGCGTTATGTTGAGGCGCTAGCTTTCTGGGAACTTGCTGCGCTGGACGATATTGGGTCTGCGCATTGGCACTTCCATCCCAGGAAATTCATTGAACACTTCAGAAAATGCGGCTGGCTAAGCATCGAGGAGATGAAGCACATTTATGCAGACAAGGAGAGCGTCTATAAAGATGTTGGTCAGTCAGGGGATACCGTCAAGGAAAAATTTCGGCTCGGTCTCAATCTCGTTTTTTCGGAAATATCTTCTCAATACGCCCGTCAGAATAGCCCATTTCTTTGGACAGGCTGCACAAGAAAGCTTTTTATTTATGGCCACACGCGAGGTTGCCATAAACGTCAGCAATGCAATCAGGGAAAACCATATCTCGGCACAAGGCGAAGAACGCGGATATCTTCAGATCACACCAGCCAACCGGAATCAACTATTGTTTTTTGCGGAACGTGGTCGGAAAGGTTATTACGAAAGACGTACCGACTTGGGCAATACGGATACGGGCGACGGCATCAAGTTTCGAGGCCGGGGGATGAAGCAATTGACGGGGCGCTATAA
- a CDS encoding nucleotide excision repair endonuclease: MNTLSHSTSLTQLLTRPLMPSLMPQTSAIQPSKLPVALVERLLEQEDRCGMRPAGLPLATFNAPQPAAHRAATFSYPLHIDRASIDALPAACGVYILRGVDDVPLYVGRSVNLRSRVLAQLHHHEDQFLIARTRRIECRRTAGALGAALLENCLLRDLRPAHNKKPRSKRGLFTLRISPQGQPLVAELTERESSRAENLFGLYTSQRAAQEALHKLVERHGLCSIVTGLEQASSPGMACFGRQIRRCRGACTGEESHEQHQQRLLQALQDLRILPWPYAGPMALVEQGDGWQQVHVIDHWRYLGSLDRDNRQLASRPAASLKGFDLESYKLVIQPYLLGQLELRPLPGLPLAQG; the protein is encoded by the coding sequence ATGAACACCCTCAGCCACAGCACTTCGCTGACCCAGCTGTTGACCCGTCCCCTGATGCCCTCCCTGATGCCCCAGACCTCCGCCATCCAGCCGAGCAAGCTGCCCGTGGCGCTGGTGGAGCGCTTGTTGGAGCAGGAAGATCGCTGCGGGATGCGCCCGGCCGGCTTGCCCCTGGCCACCTTCAATGCGCCCCAGCCAGCAGCGCATCGCGCCGCCACCTTCAGCTATCCCCTGCATATCGACCGCGCCAGCATCGATGCCTTGCCCGCTGCCTGCGGCGTCTACATCCTGCGCGGCGTGGATGACGTGCCCCTGTACGTGGGCCGCAGCGTCAATCTGCGCAGCCGCGTGCTGGCGCAGTTGCACCATCATGAAGATCAGTTCCTCATTGCCCGCACCCGTCGCATCGAATGTCGCCGCACTGCGGGCGCACTGGGCGCGGCCTTGCTGGAAAACTGCCTGCTGCGCGACTTGCGACCGGCCCACAACAAGAAACCGCGCAGCAAGCGTGGTCTGTTCACGCTGCGGATTAGCCCGCAAGGACAGCCGCTGGTAGCCGAGCTCACCGAGCGCGAGTCCAGCCGTGCCGAGAACTTGTTCGGCCTCTACACCAGCCAGCGCGCCGCCCAGGAAGCCTTGCACAAGCTGGTGGAGCGACATGGCCTATGCAGCATCGTTACTGGCCTGGAACAGGCGTCCAGCCCGGGCATGGCCTGCTTCGGCCGCCAGATCCGCCGCTGCCGTGGCGCCTGCACCGGCGAAGAATCGCATGAACAGCACCAGCAACGCCTGCTGCAAGCACTGCAAGACCTGCGCATCCTGCCGTGGCCCTATGCCGGACCGATGGCGCTGGTGGAGCAGGGCGACGGCTGGCAGCAGGTGCATGTGATTGATCATTGGCGCTATCTCGGTTCGCTGGACCGCGACAACCGCCAGCTGGCCAGCCGTCCGGCGGCCAGCCTCAAGGGTTTTGACCTTGAAAGCTACAAGCTGGTGATCCAGCCCTACCTGCTGGGCCAGCTGGAATTGCGCCCCTTGCCGGGCCTGCCGCTGGCGCAGGGCTGA
- the ligD gene encoding DNA ligase D, with amino-acid sequence MSASSLDRYHARRDFSITPEPSGHGRQTARSAQGPLQFFIQRHHARRLHYDFRLELDGVLKSWAVPKGPSLDPHDKRLAVRVEDHPLDYGSFEGDIPAQQYGAGHVVLWDRGQWLPHGDPQAGLKQGHLGFTLQGDKLQGRWALVRMGKPERDGKENWLLIKEDDAAAQTGEAAAITELRPESVKDRGDLPPAASELAHGASQADAIEPHPARMPDVMPAQLATLVDQAPQGEDWLCELKFDGYRGLCRIEGGQAAIYTREGLDWSHRWPVLVQALARLPVDQAWIDGEVVALDAAGHISFEALQNLVRGDRQQADGIRLALYVFDLPYLNGYDLRAIPLTQRKALLRELVPGSDEEGLLLYSEHLLGHADEVLRHACQHGMEGIVVKRADAPYSGRRDRNWLKLKCEQRQEFVIAGYTDPAGQRSGFGAILVGVYDDQGQLHYAGRVGTGFDERLLGRMLKLFQRLERDRPAFVDPPTGQQRRGVHWLKPELVAEVKFAQWTKSGILRHGSFVALRQDKPPTSIVRETQQPVAADAPAAEEGTAPSPPSPPSRRPSPADLSQPVMVAGVKLTHPGKILFPATGLTKLELARYYQSVAPWILPELKQRPLSLVRCPDGQAGKCFFQKHSGQGMPEAIDTIQVPEGEGTAQYMMVNDVAGLVATVQMGVLELHAWGATGRALDQPDRVVFDLDPAPDVPWASVVEGAQLVRALLQEIGLESYLKTSGGKGLHVMVPMRPEHDWDVVKDWAHRLAAHLARLLPERFIARMSKAARAGKIFIDYLRNAPGATTVVAYSVRARDGAPVSVPITWEELEQGVRADHFKVATMPQRLQSLAHSDPWAGFGQPRQRLTKAMLAAFDPV; translated from the coding sequence ATGAGCGCTTCTTCCCTGGATCGCTACCACGCCAGGCGCGACTTCAGTATTACGCCAGAACCTTCAGGTCATGGTCGCCAAACGGCCCGCTCAGCCCAGGGGCCGCTGCAATTCTTCATACAGCGCCACCATGCGCGGCGCCTGCACTACGACTTCCGGCTGGAGCTTGATGGCGTGCTCAAGAGCTGGGCGGTTCCGAAAGGGCCGAGCCTGGATCCGCATGACAAGCGCCTGGCGGTACGGGTCGAGGATCATCCGCTGGATTACGGCAGTTTCGAGGGCGATATTCCGGCGCAGCAGTATGGCGCCGGCCACGTGGTGCTGTGGGATCGCGGGCAATGGCTGCCGCACGGCGACCCACAGGCCGGTTTGAAGCAAGGTCATCTCGGTTTCACCCTGCAGGGCGACAAGCTGCAGGGCCGCTGGGCGCTGGTGCGCATGGGCAAGCCGGAGCGCGATGGCAAGGAGAATTGGCTATTGATCAAGGAGGATGACGCTGCCGCCCAGACCGGCGAGGCCGCGGCCATTACCGAATTGCGCCCGGAAAGCGTGAAGGATCGCGGCGACCTTCCGCCTGCGGCCAGCGAGCTTGCCCATGGAGCCAGCCAGGCTGATGCTATAGAGCCGCATCCCGCCAGGATGCCGGATGTGATGCCGGCGCAACTGGCGACCCTGGTCGACCAGGCGCCCCAGGGTGAAGACTGGCTCTGCGAACTGAAATTCGACGGTTATCGCGGCCTGTGTCGCATTGAGGGTGGCCAGGCTGCCATCTACACCCGCGAAGGCCTGGACTGGAGCCATCGCTGGCCGGTGCTGGTGCAGGCGCTGGCGCGGCTGCCGGTGGACCAGGCCTGGATCGATGGCGAAGTGGTGGCGCTGGACGCCGCGGGGCACATCAGCTTCGAAGCCCTGCAGAACCTGGTGCGCGGCGACCGTCAGCAGGCCGACGGCATCCGGCTGGCGCTGTATGTATTCGATCTGCCTTACCTGAATGGCTACGACTTGCGCGCCATCCCGCTGACGCAGCGCAAGGCGCTGCTGCGCGAGCTGGTCCCCGGCAGTGATGAAGAGGGATTGCTGCTCTATAGCGAGCATCTCCTCGGTCATGCCGATGAAGTATTGCGCCATGCTTGCCAGCACGGCATGGAGGGCATCGTGGTCAAGCGCGCCGATGCGCCCTATAGCGGCCGACGCGACCGCAACTGGCTCAAGCTCAAGTGCGAGCAGCGACAGGAATTCGTGATCGCCGGCTATACCGATCCGGCCGGCCAGCGCAGCGGTTTCGGCGCCATCCTGGTGGGGGTCTATGACGATCAGGGGCAATTGCACTACGCCGGCCGCGTCGGCACCGGTTTTGATGAGCGCCTGCTGGGCCGTATGCTCAAGCTGTTCCAGCGGCTGGAGCGGGATCGTCCGGCTTTCGTCGATCCCCCTACCGGCCAGCAGCGGCGTGGCGTGCACTGGCTCAAGCCGGAACTGGTGGCCGAAGTGAAGTTTGCGCAATGGACCAAAAGCGGTATCCTGCGCCACGGCAGCTTCGTGGCCCTGCGCCAAGACAAGCCGCCTACCAGTATCGTGCGCGAGACACAGCAGCCGGTAGCAGCCGATGCGCCTGCCGCAGAGGAGGGTACAGCGCCTTCACCCCCGTCACCCCCGTCGCGCAGACCTAGCCCCGCCGATCTCTCCCAACCGGTCATGGTGGCTGGGGTCAAGCTCACGCATCCCGGCAAGATCCTCTTTCCCGCCACTGGGCTGACCAAGCTGGAACTGGCCCGTTACTACCAGAGCGTGGCGCCCTGGATCCTGCCCGAACTGAAGCAGCGCCCGTTGTCGCTGGTGCGCTGCCCGGACGGTCAGGCCGGCAAGTGCTTCTTCCAGAAGCACAGCGGCCAGGGAATGCCTGAAGCCATCGATACCATCCAGGTGCCGGAAGGCGAGGGGACGGCGCAGTACATGATGGTCAATGACGTGGCCGGGCTGGTGGCGACCGTCCAGATGGGCGTACTGGAATTGCACGCCTGGGGCGCCACCGGCCGTGCGCTGGATCAGCCTGACCGCGTAGTGTTCGACCTGGACCCGGCCCCGGACGTGCCTTGGGCCAGCGTAGTGGAGGGCGCCCAACTGGTGCGCGCCCTGTTGCAGGAAATCGGCCTGGAGAGCTATCTGAAGACTTCGGGCGGCAAGGGCTTGCACGTCATGGTGCCGATGCGCCCCGAGCATGACTGGGACGTGGTCAAGGATTGGGCGCACCGGTTGGCGGCCCACCTGGCGCGGCTGCTGCCGGAGCGATTCATCGCCCGCATGAGCAAGGCGGCGCGCGCCGGCAAGATATTCATCGACTACCTGCGCAATGCCCCGGGGGCCACCACGGTGGTGGCCTATTCGGTGCGGGCCCGCGATGGTGCGCCGGTGTCGGTACCGATCACCTGGGAAGAGCTGGAGCAGGGCGTGCGGGCCGATCATTTCAAGGTGGCCACCATGCCCCAGCGGCTGCAAAGCCTGGCCCACAGCGACCCTTGGGCCGGTTTCGGCCAGCCCCGGCAGCGCCTGACCAAGGCCATGCTGGCGGCCTTCGATCCAGTCTGA
- a CDS encoding Ku protein: MRRALWRGAISFGLIHIPVELYTAEKHDELDFTLLDKRDLSPVGYKRYNKTSGREVPWENIVKGYQYEEGKFVLMSDEDLRQANVEATQSIDIQSFVEREQVPILYYEQPYFLAPAKGGEKAYALLRETLLASHRMAIAQIVIRTRQHLAALIPQGDMLQLITLRYPSELRAPDDLPVPSRKSKKSAVSAQEVEMARALVEHMSTEWAPEQFHDSYRDDVLALIQNKIKRRQTHEVAQPEEAAAAAGNGAKVVDLMALLKSSLEGRGKAKPTAGDKPEEGAAKVHALASRKPPAKRSRAKAPARSKPTDKSATQRGTHASRSHSRRAQA; this comes from the coding sequence ATGCGACGCGCACTGTGGAGAGGAGCGATCAGCTTCGGCCTGATCCATATCCCGGTGGAACTCTATACCGCCGAAAAACACGATGAGCTGGACTTCACCCTGCTGGACAAGCGCGACTTGTCGCCGGTGGGCTACAAGCGCTACAACAAGACCTCCGGGCGCGAAGTGCCCTGGGAAAACATCGTCAAGGGTTACCAGTACGAAGAGGGCAAGTTCGTTCTCATGTCCGATGAAGACCTGCGCCAGGCCAATGTGGAGGCCACCCAGAGCATCGATATCCAGAGCTTCGTGGAGCGGGAGCAGGTGCCCATCCTGTATTACGAGCAACCCTACTTCCTGGCCCCGGCCAAGGGGGGCGAGAAAGCCTATGCACTGCTGCGCGAGACCTTGTTGGCCAGCCACAGGATGGCGATTGCCCAGATCGTCATCCGCACCCGCCAGCACCTGGCCGCGTTGATCCCGCAGGGGGATATGCTGCAACTGATCACCTTGCGCTACCCCAGCGAATTGCGCGCGCCGGATGACTTGCCGGTGCCGTCGCGCAAATCGAAGAAGTCAGCGGTGAGCGCGCAGGAAGTGGAGATGGCGCGGGCACTGGTGGAGCACATGTCGACCGAATGGGCGCCGGAGCAGTTTCACGATAGCTATCGCGACGATGTGCTGGCCCTGATCCAGAACAAGATCAAGCGCCGTCAGACCCACGAAGTGGCCCAACCGGAGGAGGCCGCCGCTGCCGCCGGCAACGGTGCCAAGGTGGTGGACTTGATGGCCTTGCTCAAGAGTAGCCTGGAAGGGCGGGGCAAGGCCAAGCCGACCGCTGGCGATAAGCCCGAAGAGGGCGCTGCCAAGGTTCATGCGCTGGCCTCCCGCAAGCCCCCGGCCAAGCGCAGCCGCGCCAAGGCTCCCGCCCGCAGCAAGCCGACCGATAAATCCGCCACGCAACGTGGCACCCATGCCAGCCGCAGCCACAGCAGGAGGGCCCAGGCATGA
- a CDS encoding thiamine pyrophosphate-binding protein has protein sequence MPTTVADILIDTLYQIGVRQIFGVVGDALNPFTDALRRDKRIEWIGVRHEEGAALAAAGQAKLTGRLAVCCGTTGPGANHLVAGLYEARKDHAPVLAISGGVPAARRGTDYLQENSPDMLFRDVAAYSQIVTSPEQAPAVFHQAIAQAYAQRGVAHLNIPADIIGAKVSSTVPSIHTLRQRAELAPPTADIAAAAELINSASSVAIFAGNGCRGAIDPVLALASKLQAPVMHTFRGKDLVAFDHPHWIGGVGLIGGAPGTDALHGAEVMLMLGSDYPYSEFLPTQSKVIQVDERGFVLGRRAPVTLGITGSVGPTVQALLEQVEGKTDGSFLQQANAQRERWNAKLDSAAEIKRHHKKIKPQSLARALSDLADDDAQFVIDTGVVTLWCGNWIRQRGQQRLLASFNNAAVGTSLGQANGIQALDRQRQVLVAVGDGGFTMLLGEFMTSVEHRLPVKVVVFNNREWGLVHLEMEEAGMPAFEGSEFPNADFAAFARACGGQGFTARTPDELQDSLQQLLAASGPAVLDVFIDPAELPVMPHIKMEQIWRFGLAKVKESLIAMKGG, from the coding sequence ATGCCAACCACCGTTGCAGACATCCTCATCGACACGCTCTACCAGATCGGCGTGCGCCAGATCTTCGGGGTGGTCGGTGATGCCTTGAATCCCTTCACCGACGCCCTGCGCCGCGATAAACGCATCGAATGGATAGGCGTGCGCCACGAAGAAGGCGCCGCCCTGGCCGCCGCCGGCCAGGCCAAGCTGACCGGTCGGCTGGCCGTGTGCTGCGGCACCACCGGTCCCGGCGCCAATCACCTGGTGGCGGGTCTGTATGAAGCGCGCAAGGATCACGCGCCAGTGCTGGCCATCTCGGGCGGCGTACCCGCCGCACGCCGGGGTACCGATTACTTGCAGGAAAATTCACCCGATATGCTGTTTCGCGACGTGGCTGCCTACAGCCAGATCGTCACCAGCCCGGAACAGGCGCCCGCCGTATTTCACCAGGCCATCGCCCAGGCCTACGCCCAGCGCGGCGTGGCCCACCTGAACATTCCTGCAGATATCATCGGGGCCAAGGTATCGAGCACCGTGCCCAGCATTCATACCCTGCGCCAGCGCGCTGAACTGGCGCCGCCGACGGCCGACATCGCGGCGGCGGCCGAGTTGATCAATAGCGCCAGTTCGGTGGCCATCTTCGCCGGCAATGGCTGCCGCGGTGCCATCGATCCGGTACTGGCGCTGGCCAGCAAGCTGCAGGCACCGGTGATGCACACTTTCCGCGGCAAGGACCTGGTGGCCTTCGACCATCCGCACTGGATCGGCGGCGTCGGTCTGATCGGCGGCGCGCCAGGCACCGATGCCCTGCATGGGGCCGAGGTGATGTTGATGTTGGGCTCGGACTATCCCTATTCCGAATTCCTGCCGACCCAATCCAAGGTGATTCAGGTCGATGAACGCGGCTTCGTGCTGGGCCGCCGCGCGCCGGTCACGCTGGGCATCACCGGCTCGGTCGGACCGACCGTGCAAGCCCTGCTGGAACAGGTGGAAGGCAAGACCGATGGCAGCTTCCTGCAACAAGCCAATGCCCAGCGCGAGCGCTGGAATGCCAAGCTCGATAGCGCAGCCGAGATCAAGCGCCATCACAAGAAGATCAAGCCGCAAAGCCTCGCCCGCGCCTTGAGCGACCTGGCCGACGACGATGCCCAGTTCGTCATCGATACCGGGGTAGTCACGCTGTGGTGCGGCAACTGGATACGCCAGCGTGGCCAGCAGCGCCTGCTGGCTTCCTTCAACAATGCGGCGGTGGGCACCTCGCTGGGCCAGGCCAACGGCATCCAGGCCCTGGATCGCCAACGCCAGGTGCTGGTGGCGGTGGGCGATGGCGGCTTCACCATGCTGCTGGGGGAATTCATGACCAGCGTGGAACACCGGTTGCCGGTGAAGGTGGTGGTGTTCAACAACCGGGAATGGGGCCTGGTCCACCTGGAAATGGAAGAAGCTGGGATGCCCGCCTTCGAGGGCTCGGAATTCCCCAATGCCGACTTCGCCGCCTTCGCCCGCGCCTGCGGGGGCCAGGGCTTCACTGCGCGCACGCCGGATGAATTGCAGGACAGCCTGCAACAACTACTGGCGGCCAGCGGCCCGGCCGTGCTGGATGTCTTTATCGACCCGGCAGAATTGCCCGTCATGCCGCACATCAAGATGGAACAGATCTGGCGCTTCGGCTTGGCCAAGGTGAAGGAAAGCCTGATCGCCATGAAAGGAGGCTGA
- a CDS encoding DUF4142 domain-containing protein — protein sequence MNLIPTTLAHLPSQRRRGHRLLGAGVLLMAGAALSFDASAASISSKDKSFMTNAAEAGYTEIEASKAALERSSNPAVKDFAQKMIDQHTTVNEELKQLASSKEVSLPTEPSVAQRAKLAILDKLEGNTFDKRYASMIGVSAHEDAVKLFQKSSQQAQDADVKSFAAKTLPGLQRHLEMGREMKQTLDAAKP from the coding sequence ATGAACCTCATCCCGACCACCCTGGCCCATCTGCCGTCCCAACGCCGTCGCGGCCACCGCCTGCTGGGCGCTGGCGTGCTGCTCATGGCAGGTGCTGCCTTGTCCTTCGATGCCTCGGCCGCATCGATCAGCAGCAAGGACAAGAGCTTCATGACCAATGCTGCCGAAGCCGGTTATACCGAGATCGAAGCCAGCAAGGCCGCCCTGGAACGCAGCAGCAACCCGGCCGTCAAGGACTTCGCCCAGAAGATGATCGACCAGCACACCACCGTCAACGAAGAACTCAAGCAATTGGCCAGCAGCAAGGAGGTGAGCCTGCCTACCGAGCCCAGCGTGGCCCAGCGCGCCAAGCTGGCCATCCTCGACAAGCTGGAGGGCAATACCTTCGACAAGCGCTACGCCAGCATGATCGGGGTGTCGGCCCATGAAGATGCGGTCAAGCTGTTCCAGAAGTCTTCGCAGCAAGCCCAGGATGCCGACGTCAAAAGCTTCGCCGCCAAGACCTTGCCGGGCCTGCAGCGACACCTGGAGATGGGACGCGAGATGAAGCAGACGCTGGATGCCGCCAAGCCATAA
- a CDS encoding SemiSWEET family transporter — MSDHITDLIGWGATLILLLTISSQVYEQWRSRSTQGVSHWLFAGQLAASAGFVTYSLLQGDWVFVVSNVFLLLTALLGQVLYLRNRRRQQGGSQA; from the coding sequence ATGTCCGATCACATCACCGACCTCATCGGCTGGGGTGCCACCCTGATCCTGTTGTTGACCATCTCTTCCCAGGTCTATGAACAGTGGCGCAGCCGTTCCACCCAGGGTGTCTCGCACTGGCTGTTTGCCGGGCAACTGGCCGCCTCTGCCGGCTTCGTCACCTACAGCCTGTTGCAGGGCGATTGGGTGTTCGTGGTCTCCAACGTGTTCCTGCTGTTGACGGCCTTGCTGGGGCAGGTGCTCTACCTGCGCAACCGGCGCCGCCAGCAGGGCGGCTCGCAGGCTTGA
- a CDS encoding CBS domain-containing protein — MHATRTIADVMTRGAHTLSPDDSVIHAAQAMEALDVGALPVCDAQHNLVGLVTDRDIVLRAVAPHRLTDTLPLTEVMSHDVLWCYEDEPVDDVLDDMVQRQIRRLPVMDRQKNLVGMVSLGDVAAKTQNRGVGEALAEISLPAAPVRAAEGVSPDSDDALPEVRHSDMSEVNLGRS, encoded by the coding sequence ATGCACGCTACCCGAACCATTGCCGACGTCATGACGCGCGGCGCCCATACCTTAAGCCCGGACGATTCGGTCATCCATGCCGCCCAGGCCATGGAAGCACTGGACGTGGGCGCCCTGCCGGTCTGCGATGCCCAGCACAACCTGGTGGGCCTGGTCACGGACCGCGATATCGTGCTGCGCGCCGTGGCCCCTCATCGTCTCACCGACACCCTGCCGCTGACCGAAGTCATGAGCCACGACGTGTTATGGTGCTATGAAGATGAACCGGTGGACGACGTGCTGGACGATATGGTGCAGCGCCAGATCCGCCGCCTGCCCGTCATGGACCGACAAAAGAACCTGGTGGGCATGGTCAGCCTGGGCGACGTCGCCGCCAAGACCCAGAACCGTGGCGTGGGCGAGGCGCTGGCCGAAATTTCGCTGCCCGCAGCACCGGTGCGTGCCGCCGAGGGCGTGTCGCCGGATAGCGACGATGCCTTGCCCGAAGTGCGCCACAGCGACATGAGCGAGGTTAACCTGGGGCGTAGCTAG